One genomic region from Catenovulum adriaticum encodes:
- a CDS encoding AI-2E family transporter, which translates to MPFTNNPAVRLLMTLAALVIILAGIKTSQQLVVPFLLSLFIAIVCQPVINFLQGFKIPKVLAVAFVIIVILTLGFSLASLVGQSLNSFSQDLPEYKAKLQDEIGWFTNQLASFNIHLNRQQFVEYFDPGAAMSLATNMLSGLGNTLANAFLILITIVFMLFEADAVTDKLRRAWRKPTQHIESVYCFLRSVNHYLAIKTIISIITGILAGLLCWGLGVDYFVLWGVLAFLFNYIPNIGSIIAAIPVVLLSFIQVSPLAAGIAALGYLSINTIMGNFVEPKYMGKGMGLSSLVVFLSLIFWGWLLGTVGMLLSVPLTMVVKIATEASESTRWFAVLLSNQQELEFMEEKHRKSKSVSVS; encoded by the coding sequence ATGCCTTTTACTAATAACCCGGCAGTGAGACTATTGATGACTCTCGCCGCTTTAGTCATTATTTTAGCGGGAATTAAAACCTCCCAGCAGTTAGTTGTGCCATTTTTGTTATCACTTTTTATTGCGATAGTCTGTCAGCCGGTCATTAATTTTTTACAGGGTTTTAAAATTCCTAAAGTGTTGGCTGTGGCTTTTGTGATTATTGTGATTTTAACCTTAGGGTTTTCACTTGCTAGTTTAGTCGGCCAATCGTTAAACAGTTTTAGCCAAGATTTACCTGAATATAAAGCCAAATTACAAGATGAAATTGGCTGGTTTACCAATCAGTTGGCCAGTTTTAATATTCATTTGAACCGACAACAATTTGTAGAATACTTTGATCCGGGCGCGGCTATGTCTTTGGCTACCAATATGCTATCTGGTTTAGGTAACACGTTGGCAAATGCGTTTTTAATTTTAATTACCATTGTTTTTATGTTGTTTGAAGCTGATGCCGTAACGGATAAGTTGCGCCGCGCTTGGCGTAAACCGACTCAACATATTGAGAGTGTGTATTGCTTTTTACGCTCTGTGAATCATTATTTAGCGATTAAAACGATTATTAGCATAATAACGGGGATTTTAGCCGGTTTGCTTTGCTGGGGACTGGGGGTTGATTATTTTGTGCTTTGGGGCGTATTAGCTTTTTTGTTTAATTATATTCCTAATATTGGTTCTATTATTGCGGCAATTCCTGTGGTGTTGCTTTCCTTTATTCAAGTAAGTCCGTTGGCTGCGGGTATTGCGGCTTTGGGTTATTTGTCAATTAATACGATTATGGGTAACTTTGTAGAGCCCAAATATATGGGAAAAGGTATGGGGCTATCTAGTTTGGTGGTATTTTTATCCTTGATATTTTGGGGTTGGTTGTTAGGAACCGTTGGTATGTTATTGTCGGTGCCATTAACTATGGTTGTTAAAATTGCGACTGAGGCTTCTGAATCGACCCGTTGGTTTGCGGTATTATTATCAAACCAGCAAGAGCTAGAATTTATGGAAGAAAAGCACCGTAAAAGCAAATCTGTTTCTGTGAGTTAA
- a CDS encoding outer membrane protein assembly factor BamD, translating to MNFKHTLIASSLALTVLAGCSSAPDEVVVAEQSAVESQYLEAKNLLIEGNYVRAAEILSALDASFPFGPYSHQIQLDLIYSYYKTDNTSQALASIDRFLKLNPTHTDIDYVYYMRGLTNLKAAKNALQEMVGIERFDRDITEHREAFSDFNKIVIDYPESQYAKDARQRMIYTKNFIAKSELAVAEYYMRRSAYVAAANRAKYVLENLGDTDQVENALEMMLVSYDQLELTDLYDNTYQVLKLNYPDNPLVN from the coding sequence TTGAACTTTAAGCATACCCTAATCGCCTCTTCATTGGCCTTAACCGTGCTTGCAGGTTGCTCAAGTGCGCCTGACGAAGTCGTAGTCGCCGAGCAATCTGCGGTTGAATCACAATATTTAGAAGCAAAAAACTTACTCATTGAGGGTAACTATGTACGTGCAGCTGAAATTTTATCAGCGCTTGATGCCAGTTTTCCATTTGGTCCTTATTCTCACCAAATTCAACTTGATTTAATTTACTCTTATTACAAAACCGACAATACCAGCCAGGCACTTGCCTCTATTGACCGTTTTTTAAAATTAAATCCCACTCATACAGACATTGATTATGTCTATTATATGCGTGGCCTAACTAACTTGAAAGCAGCTAAAAATGCCCTCCAAGAAATGGTCGGTATTGAACGTTTTGATCGAGATATTACTGAACACAGAGAAGCTTTTAGTGATTTCAACAAAATTGTGATTGATTATCCCGAAAGTCAATACGCCAAAGATGCACGCCAACGGATGATCTACACTAAAAACTTTATTGCCAAAAGCGAATTAGCAGTAGCAGAATATTACATGCGTAGAAGCGCTTATGTAGCAGCAGCTAACCGTGCTAAGTATGTACTTGAAAATTTAGGGGATACAGATCAAGTAGAAAACGCATTAGAAATGATGTTAGTCAGCTATGATCAACTCGAATTAACTGATTTATACGACAATACTTATCAAGTTTTAAAACTAAATTATCCAGATAATCCATTAGTTAATTAA
- the rluD gene encoding 23S rRNA pseudouridine(1911/1915/1917) synthase RluD translates to MIEQISLTGTLPEHAIGSRLDQAISELFPEYSRSRLKEWLLAGQIKVNGTVATKPREKVIGGELIEVNAELKVEVEAVAEDIELDIVYEDDDIMVLNKPAGLVVHPGAGNRNGTILNALLHYYPEIEQVPRAGIVHRLDKDTTGLMVVAKNLVAQTSLVSQLQDKTVTREYEALVNGCLTAGGVADFPIGRHPDKRTIMAVVADGKPAVTHFRVAEKFRAHTRLRLRLETGRTHQIRVHMSHLKHPLVGDIGYGGRARPPKGADEAFREQLREFKRQALHAAILELEHPVTGEWMQFEAPIPEDIQAMTEALRLDTQLNSTKDY, encoded by the coding sequence ATGATAGAACAAATTTCATTAACTGGTACCTTGCCTGAGCATGCAATTGGTAGTCGGTTAGATCAAGCAATTTCCGAATTGTTCCCCGAATATTCACGTTCTCGGTTAAAAGAGTGGCTTTTAGCCGGACAAATTAAAGTAAATGGGACTGTTGCAACAAAACCAAGAGAAAAAGTCATTGGTGGCGAGCTGATTGAAGTAAACGCTGAACTAAAAGTTGAAGTGGAAGCGGTGGCTGAAGACATTGAGCTAGATATTGTTTATGAAGATGACGATATTATGGTGCTTAACAAGCCAGCCGGTTTGGTTGTTCATCCTGGTGCGGGCAACCGAAATGGTACTATTTTAAACGCGTTATTACATTATTATCCAGAAATTGAACAAGTTCCTAGAGCTGGCATCGTTCATCGACTTGATAAAGACACAACTGGTTTAATGGTAGTGGCAAAAAATTTAGTAGCACAAACTTCGTTAGTGAGCCAGTTACAAGATAAAACGGTCACACGCGAATATGAAGCGCTAGTAAATGGTTGTTTAACCGCGGGTGGGGTTGCGGATTTTCCGATAGGCCGCCATCCAGATAAGCGTACCATCATGGCAGTGGTTGCTGATGGCAAACCAGCAGTAACACATTTTCGTGTAGCTGAAAAATTTAGAGCCCATACTCGGTTAAGATTGCGTTTAGAAACTGGCCGGACACATCAAATCAGGGTGCATATGTCGCATTTAAAACACCCGTTGGTTGGCGATATTGGTTATGGAGGCCGTGCCAGACCGCCTAAAGGCGCAGACGAAGCATTCCGTGAACAGCTGCGAGAGTTTAAAAGACAAGCGCTACATGCTGCCATTTTGGAGTTAGAACACCCAGTAACTGGTGAATGGATGCAATTTGAGGCGCCGATACCAGAAGATATTCAGGCGATGACAGAAGCTTTGCGTTTAGATACTCAGTTAAATTCAACCAAAGACTATTAA